One Salminus brasiliensis chromosome 5, fSalBra1.hap2, whole genome shotgun sequence DNA segment encodes these proteins:
- the LOC140555963 gene encoding NEDD4-like E3 ubiquitin-protein ligase WWP1 yields MATASSRTDCSNNHGRTSQLHAIVSCAKLKRKKNWFGTTIYVEVTAEGESKKTAKSHSSSSPKWEERLTLNVTPHTQLEFKVWSHHTLKADTLLGKATLDLRQALEQHDSKLENVKEVLKLTLENKNVVVTSGELTVVLDGFAVDQDSLHNGNATTTTKVQQNGDAIHENGEESATRAQNSSVNGTNGVESEAPSTSSGNSEGSSVPVVNGEEESTPTHQIASPKATSNQSPADRDVASTTVNGENSAATAASAVEDVLPPAGGSEEGSVSASSSSPHQPAAPSNTQPTSATTAAASSSSSSSSTACQAAATVAAAASSSSTADAATGNSTATDGAKPRQQAPSSGTSDPLPPGWEQRKDPHGRTYYVDHNTRTTTWERPQPLPPGWERRVDDRGRIYYVDHNTRTTTWQRPTMESVRNFEQWQSQRSQLQGAMHQFNQRYLYSASMMSAENDPLGPLPPGWERRVDSNDRVYFVNHNTKTTQWEDPRTQGLQNEDPLPEGWEIRYTREGVRYFVDHNTRTTTFSDPRTGKSSVTKGPQIAYERSFRWKLAHFRYLCQSNALPSHVKITVSRQTLFEDSFQQIMALKPYDLRRRLYVIFRGEEGLDYGGLAREWFFLLSHEVLNPMYCLFEYAGKSNYCLQINPASTINPDHLSYFCFIGRFIAMALFHGKFIDTGFSLPFYKRMLNKKLILKDLESIDPEFYNSLIWIRDNNIEECSLEMYFSVDMEILGKITSHDLKPDGANILVTEENKEEYIGLMAEWRFSRGVEGQTKAFLDGFNEVVPLQWLQYFDEKELEVMLCGMQEVDLQDWQRNTVYRHYTRNSKQIMWFWQFVKEVDNEVRLRLLQFVTGTCRLPLGGFAELMGSNGPQKFCIEKVGKDTWLPRSHTCFNRLDLPPYKSFEQLKEKLLFAIEETEGFGQE; encoded by the exons GAAtgtaacaccacacacacagttggagttTAAAGTATGGAGTCATCACACTCTGAAGGCAGACACACTGCTGGGGAAAGCCACTCTAGACCTGCGCCAAGCCCTGGAGCAGCACGACAGTAAAC tTGAGAATGTGAAGGAGGTGCTGAAGCTGACTCTGGAAAATAAGAACGTTGTGGTGACGTCTGGAGAGCTAACGGTCGTCCTGGATGGCTTCGCTGTTGACCAGGATTCTCTGCATAATGGTAATGCCACCACTACAACCA AAGTACAGCAGAATGGAGATGCAATTCATGAGAATGGGGAGGAAAGTGCCACCAGGGCCCAGAACAG CTCTGTGAACGGCACAAATGGAGTGGAAAGTGAGGCCCCATCCACCTCTTCTGGCAACAGTGAGGGCAGCTCTGTTCCTGTCGTGAATGGCGAAGAAGAGTCTACGCCTACACATCAGATTGCCAGCCCAAAGGCCACGTCCAACCAGAGCCCTGCAGACAGGGACGTAGCCAGTACGACTG TTAATGGGGAGAattctgctgctactgctgcgtCTGCAGTGGAGGATGTGCTTCCCCCTGCTGGTGGGAGTGAGGAAGGCAGCGTATCTGCCTCCTCTTCATCTCCACACCAGCCTGCTGCCCCTTCCAACACGCAGCCCACTAGTGCCACTACCGCTGCTGcctcctcttcatcctcttcctcatctACAGCTTGCCAGGCGGCTGctactgttgctgctgctgcatcttCTAGCTCCACAGCAGATGCTGCCACGGGCAACAGCACAGCCACGGATGGGGCCAAACCTCGCCAGCAAGCCCCCAGCTCTGGCACTTCGGACCCTTTGCCTCCTGG GTGGGAACAGAGGAAGGACCCACATGGCAGGACCTACTATGTCGATCACAATACGAGAACCACAACATGGGAAAGGCCGCAGCCCCTTCCACCAGG ATGGGAGAGGCGAGTGGACGACCGAGGCCGAATCTACTACGTGGACCACAATACACGGACCACGACGTGGCAGAGGCCCACCATGGAGTCAGTGCGCAACTTTGAGCAGTGGCAGTCCCAGCGCAGCCAGCTACAGGGAGCTATGCACCAGTTTAACCAGAGATACCTCTACTCG GCTTCAATGATGTCGGCAGAAAATGACCCTCTGGGTCCGCTACCTCCTGGTTGGG AGCGACGAGTGGATTCAAACGATCGGGTGTATTTTGTCAATCACAATACCAAGACTACCCAATGGGAAGATCCCCGCACACAAGG GCTGCAGAATGAAGACCCTCTGCCAGAAGGCTGGGAGATCCGCTACACACGGGAAGGGGTTCGCTACTTTGTGGATCACAACACCCGCACCACCACATTCAGTGACCCGAGGACCGGCAAGTCCTCTGT CACCAAAGGGCCCCAGATAGCATATGAGCGTAGCTTCCGATGGAAACTGGCTCACTTTCGCTACCTGTGCCAG TCCAACGCACTTCCCAGCCATGTTAAGATCACGGTGTCTAGACAGACATTGTTCGAAGACTCTTTCCAGCAA ATAATGGCTCTAAAGCCGTATGACCTTAGAAGAAGGCTTTACGTCATTTTCCGAGGAGAGGAGGGCCTGGACTATGGAGGCCTTGCCAG GGAATGGTTCTTCCTCCTCTCGCATGAGGTCCTCAACCCCATGTACTGTCTGTTCGAGTATGCCGGCAAGAGCAACTACTGTCTGCAGATAAATCCTGCCTCCACAATCAACCCAGACCACCTGTCCTACTTCTGCTTCATCGGCCGCTTCATTGCCATG GCACTCTTCCACGGAAAGTTTATCGACACAGGCTTCTCTCTGCCCTTCTACAAGCGCATGCTCAACAAGAAGCTCATCCTGAAGGACTTGGAGTCCATTGATCCTGAGTTCTACAATTCTTTAATCTGGATCAG GGACAACAACATTGAGGAGTGCAGTTTAGAAATGTATTTCTCTGTTGACATGGAGATCCTGGGCAAAATCACCTCTCACGACCTGAAACCAGACGGCGCTAACATTCTGGTGACAGAGGAGAACAAAGAGGAGTATATTGG GCTGATGGCAGAATGGCGATTTTCCCGAGGTGTTGAGGGACAGACCAAAGCTTTTCTGGATGGCTTCAATGAGGTGGTTCCTTTGCAGTGGCTGCAGTATTTCGATGAGAAGGAGTTGGAG GTTATGCTTTGCGGGATGCAGGAGGTGGATCTGCAGGACTGGCAAAGGAACACTGTGTATCGCCACTACACCAGGAACAGCAAACAGATCATGTGGTTTTGGCAG tttgtGAAGGAGGTGGACAATGAGGTTCGTCTGCGACTGCTGCAGTTTGTCACCGGCACCTGCAGGCTGCCTTTAGGAGGCTTTGCTGAGCTCATGG GGAGTAACGGACCTCAGAAATTTTGCATTGAGAAGGTTGGCAAGGACACTTGGCTTCCTCGGAGTCATACATG ctTTAACCGGCTGGACTTGCCCCCCTACAAAAGCTTCGAACAGTTGAAAGAGAAGCTACTTTTTGCAATCGAGGAAACCGAAGGATTTGGCCAAGAGTAG